Proteins encoded in a region of the Streptomyces sp. NBC_00513 genome:
- a CDS encoding ABC transporter ATP-binding protein: MQISDLPYPDPGVPDARSGPRFLVWLGRNQLGGQAKSLCWGLLHHIGIAGLPFAVGFGVEAVVDRDGRRLLLVGALIAVLGVAISLGDAMLHRTAVTNWITAAARVQQLLARKTAELGSALTRRVAAGEVVAVSTGDVEKIGWFVEAVSRFLAAAVAIVLVCVGLVWYAPSLGVVVAVGMPLLALSSLPLLPRATRRADIQREKAGKATELASDTVAGLRVLRGIGGEELFLGRYRAASQEVREAAVRSARMWAVISSIQVFLPGLLMIIVVWYGSSLVLDGRLDVGELVAVFSAVSLLLYPLRSVEEIAMAYSFSRPSAKRAARVLKLTRTDADEPEARTAPEAPAPGGELYDPETGLLVPAGQFTAVVCGDPDLAGRLAERLGGHPMDAAAEGPPVLLGGVALDELALDTARTLVLVQDKDPVLLSGTLRELFDVPASGAVTPSAALAAAQCADVLDALLQSAPDGVEDAMDARITERGRSLSGGQRQRLALARSLVTDPEVLVLDEPTSAVDSHTEARIADGIAALRAGRTTVVLASSPLLLDRADRVVLVHEGTALPAGTHRELLHGEPRYRAVVTRETEEEQRAAGLELARVAESLTEIEESA, encoded by the coding sequence ATGCAGATCAGCGATCTTCCGTATCCGGACCCAGGGGTACCCGACGCTCGCTCCGGCCCTCGCTTCCTCGTGTGGCTGGGGCGCAACCAACTCGGCGGACAGGCCAAAAGCCTGTGCTGGGGGCTGTTGCACCACATCGGCATCGCCGGGCTGCCCTTCGCGGTGGGATTCGGCGTCGAGGCGGTCGTGGACCGCGACGGCCGACGACTGCTGCTCGTCGGGGCGTTGATCGCGGTGCTCGGCGTCGCGATCTCGCTCGGCGACGCCATGCTGCACCGGACGGCCGTCACCAACTGGATCACCGCTGCCGCCCGCGTGCAGCAGCTCCTCGCGCGCAAGACCGCGGAGTTGGGCTCCGCCCTGACCCGGCGGGTGGCGGCCGGCGAGGTCGTCGCGGTGTCCACCGGCGACGTGGAGAAGATCGGTTGGTTCGTCGAGGCGGTCTCGCGCTTCCTCGCGGCGGCCGTGGCGATCGTGCTCGTCTGCGTCGGCCTGGTCTGGTACGCGCCGTCCCTCGGCGTGGTCGTGGCCGTGGGCATGCCGCTGCTGGCGCTCTCCTCCCTTCCGCTGCTCCCCCGGGCCACCCGGCGCGCCGACATCCAGCGCGAGAAGGCGGGCAAGGCGACCGAGCTGGCCTCCGACACCGTGGCGGGCCTGCGGGTCCTGCGCGGGATCGGCGGCGAGGAGCTCTTCCTCGGCCGCTACCGCGCCGCCTCCCAGGAGGTGCGGGAGGCCGCCGTGCGCAGTGCCCGGATGTGGGCGGTGATCTCGTCGATCCAGGTGTTCCTGCCGGGCCTGCTGATGATCATCGTGGTCTGGTACGGCTCCTCGCTGGTCCTGGACGGTCGGCTCGACGTCGGCGAACTCGTCGCGGTCTTCAGCGCGGTGTCCCTGCTCCTCTACCCCCTGCGGAGCGTGGAGGAGATCGCCATGGCGTACTCGTTCTCGCGTCCCTCCGCCAAGCGGGCGGCCCGGGTGCTGAAGCTGACCCGGACCGACGCGGACGAGCCCGAGGCGCGGACCGCCCCCGAGGCCCCGGCCCCGGGCGGGGAGCTGTACGACCCGGAGACGGGGCTGTTGGTCCCGGCCGGGCAGTTCACCGCCGTCGTGTGCGGCGATCCGGACCTCGCGGGTCGGCTCGCGGAACGGCTCGGCGGCCATCCTATGGACGCCGCCGCCGAGGGGCCGCCGGTGCTGTTGGGCGGGGTCGCGTTGGACGAACTCGCGCTGGACACCGCCCGCACGCTGGTCCTCGTACAGGACAAGGATCCGGTGCTGCTGTCCGGGACCCTGCGCGAGCTGTTCGACGTACCGGCGTCCGGAGCGGTGACGCCCTCGGCCGCGCTGGCCGCCGCCCAGTGCGCCGACGTGTTGGACGCGCTGCTCCAGTCGGCGCCCGACGGGGTCGAGGACGCCATGGACGCGCGGATCACCGAGCGCGGCCGTTCGCTGTCCGGAGGTCAGCGTCAGCGGCTGGCCCTGGCCCGGTCCCTGGTCACCGACCCGGAGGTGCTGGTGTTGGACGAGCCGACCTCGGCGGTCGACTCGCACACCGAGGCACGGATCGCGGACGGCATCGCGGCCCTGCGCGCGGGGCGCACCACGGTGGTCCTGGCCTCCTCTCCCCTGCTGCTGGACCGCGCCGACCGGGTGGTGCTCGTGCACGAGGGCACGGCCCTGCCGGCCGGCACGCACCGCGAACTGCTGCACGGAGAACCGCGCTACCGGGCCGTCGTCACCCGCGAGACCGAAGAGGAACAGCGGGCGGCGGGCCTGGAACTGGCGCGCGTCGCAGAATCACTCACAGAGATCGAGGAGTCCGCATGA
- a CDS encoding ABC transporter ATP-binding protein produces the protein MRPKEPEWSPSKEALDPNRPAPADQPRELRRIVSLFRPYRGRLAVVGALVGASSLVGVASPFLLREILDVAIPQGRTGLLSLLALGMILTAVVTSVFGVLQTLISTTVGQRVMHDLRTAVYAQLQRMPLAFFTRTRTGEVQSRIANDIGGMQATVTSTATSLVSNLTAVIASVVAMLALDWRLTLVSLLLLPVFVWISRRVGRERKRITTQRQKQMASMAATVTESLSVSGILLGRTMGRADSLTRSFSEESEKLVGLEVRSSMAGRWRMSTIGIVMAAMPALIYWAAGIALQTGSPSLSVGTLVAFVTLQQGLFRPAVSLLSTGVQIQTSLALFARIFEYLDLPVDITERPDPVRLERAKGEVRLEDVHFAYETKNGPTLSAIDITVPAGGSLAVVGPTGSGKSTLSYLVPRLYDVTGGRVVLDGVDVRDLDFDSLARSIGVVSQETYLFHASVADNLRFAKPDATDEEIVEAARAAQIHEHIDSLPDGYDTLVGERGYRFSGGEKQRLAIARTILRDPPVLILDEATSALDTRTEHAVQRAIDNLSAGRTTITIAHRLSTVRDADQIVVLDAGRIAERGTHEELLKADGRYAALVRRDRDAAVLPEGAVNEKAVNDTVKGETVKAAKGETFGDAVPTPVNV, from the coding sequence ATGCGCCCCAAAGAGCCCGAGTGGTCCCCGTCGAAAGAAGCCCTCGACCCCAACCGACCCGCACCGGCGGACCAGCCTCGTGAGCTGCGCCGCATCGTTTCCCTCTTCCGGCCCTACCGCGGTCGGCTCGCCGTCGTCGGCGCGCTCGTCGGCGCCTCCTCCCTCGTCGGCGTCGCCTCGCCGTTCCTGCTGAGGGAGATCCTGGACGTCGCGATCCCCCAGGGGCGGACCGGACTGCTGAGCCTGCTGGCGCTCGGCATGATCCTCACCGCGGTCGTCACCAGCGTCTTCGGCGTGCTCCAGACCCTCATATCCACCACCGTCGGCCAGCGCGTCATGCACGACCTGCGCACCGCCGTGTACGCCCAGCTCCAGCGGATGCCGTTGGCCTTCTTCACCCGCACCCGCACCGGCGAGGTGCAGTCCCGCATCGCCAACGACATCGGCGGCATGCAGGCCACCGTCACCTCCACCGCCACCTCCCTCGTCTCGAACCTGACGGCCGTGATCGCCTCGGTCGTGGCCATGCTCGCGCTGGACTGGCGCCTGACGCTCGTCTCGCTCCTGCTGCTCCCCGTCTTCGTGTGGATCAGTCGGCGGGTGGGCCGCGAGCGCAAGCGGATCACGACGCAGCGGCAGAAGCAGATGGCCTCCATGGCGGCGACGGTCACGGAGTCGCTCTCGGTCAGCGGCATCCTGCTCGGCCGGACCATGGGGCGCGCCGACTCGTTGACGCGTTCCTTCTCGGAGGAGTCCGAGAAGCTCGTCGGCCTCGAAGTGCGCTCCAGCATGGCCGGGCGCTGGCGGATGTCCACCATCGGCATCGTCATGGCCGCCATGCCCGCGCTCATCTACTGGGCGGCGGGCATCGCCCTGCAGACCGGCTCCCCCTCGCTGTCCGTCGGTACCCTCGTCGCCTTCGTCACCCTCCAGCAGGGCCTGTTCCGGCCCGCCGTGAGCCTCCTGTCGACCGGCGTGCAGATCCAGACCTCGCTCGCGCTGTTCGCCCGGATCTTCGAGTACCTCGACCTGCCGGTGGACATCACCGAGCGCCCGGACCCCGTACGGCTGGAGCGCGCCAAGGGCGAGGTTCGGCTGGAGGACGTGCACTTCGCGTACGAGACCAAGAACGGCCCCACCCTGTCGGCGATCGACATCACCGTGCCGGCGGGCGGCTCCCTCGCGGTGGTCGGCCCGACCGGTTCCGGCAAGAGCACCCTGAGCTATCTGGTGCCCCGGCTCTACGACGTGACCGGCGGGCGGGTGGTCCTCGACGGAGTGGACGTGCGCGACCTGGACTTCGACTCGCTGGCCCGGTCCATAGGCGTGGTCTCCCAGGAGACCTACCTCTTCCACGCCTCGGTCGCCGACAACCTGCGCTTCGCCAAGCCCGACGCCACCGACGAGGAGATCGTCGAGGCGGCCCGCGCGGCCCAGATCCACGAACACATCGATTCGCTGCCCGACGGATACGACACCCTCGTCGGCGAACGCGGCTACCGCTTCTCGGGCGGCGAGAAGCAGCGCCTGGCCATCGCCCGCACGATCCTGCGCGACCCGCCGGTGCTGATCCTCGACGAGGCCACCAGCGCGCTCGACACCCGTACGGAGCATGCGGTGCAGCGGGCCATCGACAACCTCTCCGCGGGCCGCACCACCATCACCATCGCCCATCGCCTCTCCACCGTTCGCGACGCCGACCAGATCGTCGTACTGGACGCCGGTCGAATAGCCGAGCGGGGAACGCACGAGGAACTCCTGAAGGCCGACGGCCGGTACGCCGCGCTCGTCCGGCGAGACCGGGACGCCGCCGTGCTGCCGGAGGGTGCCGTGAACGAGAAGGCCGTGAACGACACGGTCAAGGGTGAGACGGTCAAGGCGGCCAAGGGTGAGACGTTCGGCGACGCCGTACCGACCCCGGTAAACGTGTGA
- a CDS encoding FAD-binding and (Fe-S)-binding domain-containing protein produces the protein MPLLEPRPGALRPRDVGAPSPDRVSDERAGGTPEALRADLSELLGAEKVLWKVSDLVRYASDASPYRFVPRVVVVAEDIDDVSAVLSYAHGKQREVVFRAAGTSLNGQAQGEDILVDVRRHWSGVEVLDGGLRARIRPGTTVLRANAALARHGRILGPDPASAIACTLGGVVANNASGMTAGTTRNSYRTLSSLTLVLPTGTVVDTADPLADEELARAEPSLCRGLMDIKREIEANPGLAARIRAKHEIKNTTGYRLDAYLDGNTPVEILGGLMVGSEGTLGFISEVVFDTLPLDRELTSALLFFPSLPAAAAAVPLFNEAGAIAVEVMDGNTLRASVSVAGVPADWADLPRDTTALLVEFRAPDEAGRADCERRAAEVLARLELVAPVASVTNAFTRDPGTISGYWKARKAFVTAVGGARAPGTTLITEDFAVPPGRLAEACEDLLALQAEHGFDAAVAGHAAHGNLHFLLAFDAGLPADVARYAAFMDAFCRLTVERFDGSLKAEHSTGRNMAPFLELEWGPEATELMWRTKRIIDPDLVLAPRVLLDRDPRAHLRGLKTIPRVEAVADPCIECGFCEPTCPSEDVTTTPRQRIVLRREMMRQPPGSPVLEGLLDAYGYDAVDTCAGDSTCKLACPVGIDTGALMKDFRHRRHGPREERVAELAARHFRTVESAARLAVAAADTVSQRGGARFLRAVTGVARKAVSPDLVPQWLPRIPGAAARVLPDTRRVGAVAVYYPACVNRIFGGPEGEPGPSLPEAVVALSERAGLPVWIPRDVYGTCCATIWHSKGHDAGSRVMANRMVESAWGWTAGGRLPLVVDASSCTLGIAHEVVPYLTDDNRALHAELRVVDSVVWAAEELLPRLEIRRTIGSAVLHPTCSMEHLGDTGALRAVAEACAEEVVVPDDAGCCAFAGDRGMLHPELTASATAREAAEVTARAFDAHLSANRMCEVGMDQATGRSYHSALLELERATRP, from the coding sequence ATGCCGCTGCTGGAACCGAGGCCCGGCGCCCTGCGGCCGCGCGACGTCGGCGCCCCTTCGCCCGATCGGGTGTCGGATGAGCGGGCGGGCGGCACGCCGGAGGCGCTGCGCGCCGACCTGTCGGAGCTGCTCGGCGCCGAGAAGGTGCTGTGGAAGGTCTCCGACCTGGTCCGGTACGCCTCGGACGCGTCGCCGTACCGGTTCGTGCCCCGGGTCGTGGTGGTCGCCGAGGACATCGACGACGTCTCCGCCGTGCTCTCGTACGCTCACGGCAAGCAGCGCGAGGTGGTCTTCCGCGCCGCCGGGACCTCGCTCAACGGTCAGGCCCAGGGTGAGGACATCCTGGTCGACGTGCGCCGCCACTGGTCGGGCGTCGAGGTGCTCGACGGCGGTCTACGGGCACGGATCCGACCCGGCACCACCGTGCTGCGCGCCAATGCCGCACTCGCCCGCCACGGCCGGATCCTGGGCCCCGACCCGGCGAGCGCCATCGCGTGCACCCTGGGCGGGGTGGTGGCGAACAACGCGTCCGGCATGACGGCGGGAACCACGAGGAACTCGTACCGCACGCTGTCGTCCCTGACCCTGGTACTGCCCACCGGCACCGTCGTGGACACCGCCGACCCGCTCGCCGACGAGGAACTGGCGCGCGCCGAACCGAGCCTGTGCCGCGGGCTGATGGACATCAAGCGGGAGATCGAGGCGAACCCGGGACTGGCCGCCCGGATCCGCGCCAAGCACGAGATCAAGAACACCACCGGCTACCGGCTCGACGCCTACCTCGACGGCAACACCCCCGTCGAGATCCTGGGCGGCCTGATGGTGGGGTCCGAGGGCACCCTCGGCTTCATCTCGGAGGTCGTCTTCGACACGCTCCCCCTGGACCGCGAGCTGACGAGCGCCCTGCTGTTCTTCCCGTCCCTGCCCGCCGCGGCCGCCGCCGTGCCGCTCTTCAACGAGGCCGGGGCCATCGCCGTCGAGGTGATGGACGGCAACACCCTGCGGGCCTCGGTCAGTGTCGCGGGGGTGCCCGCGGACTGGGCCGACCTCCCGAGGGACACCACCGCGCTGCTGGTGGAGTTCCGCGCCCCGGACGAGGCGGGCCGGGCCGACTGCGAGCGGCGCGCGGCCGAAGTGCTCGCACGGTTGGAGCTGGTCGCCCCGGTCGCCTCGGTGACGAACGCCTTCACCCGTGACCCGGGCACCATCTCCGGGTACTGGAAGGCCCGCAAGGCCTTCGTCACCGCCGTCGGCGGAGCCCGCGCGCCCGGGACCACCCTGATCACCGAGGACTTCGCCGTCCCGCCGGGCCGGCTCGCCGAGGCCTGCGAGGACCTCCTCGCCCTCCAGGCCGAACACGGCTTCGACGCCGCCGTGGCCGGCCACGCCGCGCACGGCAACCTGCACTTCCTGCTCGCGTTCGACGCGGGCCTCCCGGCGGACGTGGCACGGTACGCGGCCTTCATGGACGCGTTCTGCCGGCTCACCGTGGAGCGCTTCGACGGCTCGCTGAAGGCCGAGCACTCCACCGGCCGCAACATGGCCCCCTTCCTGGAGCTGGAGTGGGGCCCCGAGGCCACCGAACTGATGTGGCGCACCAAGCGGATCATCGACCCCGACCTGGTGCTGGCCCCGCGCGTCCTCCTCGACCGTGACCCCCGGGCCCACCTGCGCGGGCTGAAGACCATTCCGCGGGTGGAGGCGGTCGCCGACCCGTGCATCGAGTGCGGCTTCTGCGAACCGACCTGTCCCAGCGAGGACGTCACGACCACGCCGCGGCAACGGATCGTGCTGCGCCGCGAGATGATGCGCCAGCCTCCCGGCTCCCCCGTCCTCGAAGGGCTGCTCGACGCCTACGGCTACGACGCCGTCGACACCTGCGCGGGTGATTCCACCTGCAAGCTCGCCTGCCCCGTCGGCATCGACACCGGCGCCCTGATGAAGGACTTCCGCCACCGACGGCACGGTCCGCGCGAGGAGCGGGTCGCCGAGTTGGCCGCCCGGCACTTCCGCACGGTCGAGTCGGCCGCCCGGCTGGCCGTGGCCGCCGCCGACACGGTCTCGCAGCGGGGCGGCGCCCGGTTCCTGCGGGCCGTGACGGGCGTCGCGCGCAAGGCCGTGAGCCCCGATCTGGTGCCGCAGTGGCTGCCGCGGATCCCCGGCGCCGCGGCCCGCGTGCTGCCCGACACCCGGCGGGTGGGGGCCGTCGCGGTGTACTACCCGGCCTGCGTCAACCGGATCTTCGGCGGCCCCGAGGGCGAGCCCGGACCCTCCCTGCCGGAGGCCGTGGTGGCCCTCTCGGAGCGGGCCGGACTGCCGGTGTGGATCCCCCGCGACGTGTACGGCACCTGCTGCGCGACGATCTGGCACTCCAAGGGCCACGACGCCGGCAGCCGGGTGATGGCCAACCGGATGGTGGAGTCCGCCTGGGGCTGGACCGCGGGCGGACGGCTGCCGCTGGTGGTCGACGCCTCCTCCTGCACCCTGGGCATCGCGCACGAGGTGGTCCCCTACCTGACGGACGACAACCGGGCCCTGCACGCGGAGCTGCGTGTCGTCGACTCCGTCGTCTGGGCGGCCGAGGAACTGCTGCCGCGACTGGAGATCCGGCGCACCATCGGCTCGGCGGTGTTGCATCCGACCTGCTCCATGGAGCATCTGGGTGACACGGGCGCGCTCAGGGCGGTCGCCGAGGCGTGCGCCGAGGAGGTGGTGGTCCCGGACGACGCGGGCTGCTGCGCCTTCGCGGGCGACCGGGGCATGCTGCACCCGGAGCTGACCGCGTCGGCCACGGCCCGCGAGGCGGCGGAGGTGACGGCGCGCGCCTTCGACGCCCACCTGTCGGCGAACCGGATGTGCGAGGTGGGGATGGATCAGGCCACCGGCCGCTCCTATCACTCGGCCCTGCTCGAACTGGAGCGCGCCACGCGCCCCTGA
- the mltG gene encoding endolytic transglycosylase MltG: MRHEDLPPQRHPRLTRRGRLALLFGTLLGLGAAVLIPLLPGEKVPEKPRQLLIPEGRRAPQVYAAVDSALKLPAGSTKSAVATAGLALPPEAKGNPEGYLFPATYPVTSKSTPASVLAYMVRTANGKLATKAVADGAKAHGMTPYQTATLASIIEAEADTRADMGKVARVVHNRLAKSMPLQMDSTINYALNRNTVDTKLSETKIDSPFNTYERQGLPPTPIDSPGLEAMAAAVAPTPGDWLFFVTVKPGDTRFSATYEEHKKHVADFNRLRAQAGATRAEAGPPGREEP; this comes from the coding sequence ATGCGTCATGAAGATCTGCCGCCACAGCGCCACCCCCGGCTCACCCGCCGGGGCAGGCTGGCGCTCCTCTTCGGCACGTTGCTCGGGCTCGGGGCCGCAGTCCTGATTCCGCTGCTGCCGGGCGAGAAAGTGCCGGAGAAACCACGCCAGTTGCTGATTCCCGAAGGCCGGCGGGCCCCGCAGGTCTACGCCGCCGTGGACAGCGCGCTCAAACTTCCCGCCGGATCCACGAAGTCGGCGGTCGCGACGGCCGGCCTGGCCCTCCCCCCGGAGGCCAAGGGCAACCCGGAGGGCTATCTCTTCCCGGCGACGTACCCGGTGACCTCGAAGTCCACCCCGGCGTCGGTGCTCGCGTACATGGTGCGGACGGCGAACGGAAAGCTGGCCACCAAGGCCGTCGCGGACGGTGCCAAGGCCCACGGAATGACCCCGTACCAGACGGCCACCCTCGCCAGCATCATCGAGGCGGAGGCCGACACCCGTGCGGACATGGGCAAGGTGGCACGGGTGGTCCACAACCGGTTGGCGAAGTCGATGCCGCTCCAGATGGACTCCACCATCAACTACGCGCTGAACCGCAACACGGTGGACACCAAACTGAGCGAGACGAAGATCGACAGTCCCTTCAACACGTACGAACGTCAGGGCCTGCCGCCCACGCCGATCGACAGCCCCGGACTGGAGGCGATGGCGGCGGCCGTCGCCCCGACTCCCGGGGACTGGCTGTTCTTCGTCACGGTCAAGCCGGGGGACACGCGCTTCTCGGCGACGTACGAGGAACACAAGAAGCACGTCGCGGACTTCAACCGGCTGCGCGCGCAGGCGGGGGCCACCCGCGCCGAGGCAGGACCTCCCGGCCGCGAGGAGCCCTGA
- a CDS encoding metal-dependent hydrolase — MMGPAHSLSGAAAWLGVGAAAAAAGYPMPWPVLVVGALICAGAALAPDLDHKSATISRAFGPLSKGLCEVVDKISYAVYKATRAPRDARRTGGHRTLTHTWLWAVLIGGGSSVLAVTADRWGVLALLFVHLVLAVEGLLWRAARMSSDVLVWLLGATSAWILAGVLDQPGNGAGWLFTEPGQEYLWLGLPILLGALVHDIGDALTVSGCPILWPLPIAGKRWYPIGPPKMMRFRAGSWVELKVLMPVFMLLGGVGGAAALGFI; from the coding sequence ATGATGGGTCCGGCGCACTCACTGTCCGGCGCGGCGGCCTGGCTGGGGGTCGGTGCGGCGGCTGCGGCGGCCGGGTACCCGATGCCCTGGCCCGTCCTCGTCGTCGGCGCGCTCATCTGCGCCGGAGCGGCGCTCGCGCCCGACCTCGACCACAAGTCGGCGACGATCTCGCGCGCCTTCGGGCCCCTCTCCAAGGGCCTGTGCGAGGTGGTCGACAAGATCTCGTACGCCGTCTACAAGGCCACCCGGGCCCCGCGCGACGCCCGGCGCACCGGCGGCCACCGGACGCTGACCCACACCTGGCTCTGGGCGGTCCTGATCGGCGGCGGCTCGTCCGTCCTCGCCGTGACCGCCGATCGCTGGGGCGTCCTCGCGCTGCTCTTCGTCCACCTGGTGCTGGCCGTCGAGGGCCTGCTGTGGCGCGCGGCCCGGATGTCCAGCGATGTCCTCGTGTGGCTCCTGGGCGCCACCAGCGCCTGGATCCTGGCCGGCGTACTCGACCAGCCGGGCAACGGCGCCGGCTGGCTGTTCACCGAACCCGGCCAGGAGTACCTCTGGCTCGGCCTGCCGATCCTGCTCGGGGCCCTGGTCCACGACATCGGGGACGCGCTGACCGTCTCCGGCTGCCCGATCCTGTGGCCGCTCCCGATCGCCGGCAAGCGTTGGTACCCGATCGGCCCGCCGAAGATGATGCGGTTCCGTGCCGGCAGCTGGGTGGAGCTGAAGGTGCTGATGCCCGTGTTCATGCTGCTCGGCGGAGTGGGCGGAGCGGCCGCGCTGGGCTTCATCTGA
- a CDS encoding MarR family winged helix-turn-helix transcriptional regulator, with translation MSTAPEADSTDSTDGVLAEQLLRLTRRLHRIQKRHLEPLGITPAQSRLLRLVSHYDGAEPPRMADLAARLEVVPRAVTTLVDGLEAAECVRRAPDPANRRVIRIELTDAGRATLRRLRNARTDAAEEILAPLTAEQRRVLGGLLNALADAPAEPTC, from the coding sequence ATGAGCACCGCTCCCGAAGCCGACAGCACGGACAGCACGGACGGGGTACTCGCCGAGCAACTGCTCCGCCTGACCCGCCGACTGCACCGCATCCAAAAGCGCCATCTCGAACCCCTCGGGATCACTCCCGCCCAGTCAAGGCTGCTGCGGCTGGTCTCGCATTACGACGGCGCGGAACCGCCCCGCATGGCGGATCTCGCGGCGCGCCTGGAGGTGGTTCCCCGTGCCGTCACCACGCTGGTCGACGGGCTGGAGGCGGCCGAGTGCGTACGTCGCGCGCCGGACCCGGCGAACCGTCGGGTGATCCGGATCGAGCTGACCGACGCCGGCCGCGCCACGCTGCGCCGGCTGCGCAACGCGCGAACCGACGCGGCAGAGGAGATCCTGGCTCCATTGACCGCCGAACAGCGCAGGGTGCTCGGTGGCCTGTTGAACGCTCTGGCGGACGCCCCGGCGGAGCCCACCTGCTGA
- a CDS encoding ABC transporter ATP-binding protein produces the protein MIGVAPPDYDPAAPETAATLPVGTSATVRDYVRGLFRRHRRAFVVLVTVNAVAVIASMVGPYLLGRVVDDLAAGVRELRLGTVALLFAGALVVQTLFVRQVRLRGAMLGEEMLADLREDFLVRSVGLPPGVLERAGTGDLLSRITTDIDRLGNAMREAVPQLAIGVVWAGLLFGALAVTAPPLALAALVALPILVIGCRWYFRRAPSAYRSESAGYAAVAAALTETVDAGRTIEAHRLGKRRITMSDRRIKEWTAWERYTLFLRTVLFPVINVTYVTILGSVLMIGGYCVLRGWMSVGQLTTGALLAQMMVDPIGLILRWYDELQVAQVSLARLVGVREIEPDAGDSAVSPEGRAVRADEVHFGYREGVDVLHRVSMAVPPGTRMALVGPSGAGKSTLGRLLAGIYAPRTGEVTLGGARLSRMPAERVREHVALVNQEHHVFVGSLRDNLRLARTGADDAELWAALGAVDADGWARAMESGLDTEVGSGATALTPAQAQQIALARLVLADPHTLVLDEATSLLDPRAARHLERSLARVLDGRTVIAIAHRLHTAHDADVIAVVEEGRISELGSHDELVAAGGAYAALWRSWHG, from the coding sequence ATGATCGGCGTGGCGCCGCCGGACTACGATCCGGCAGCCCCCGAAACGGCCGCGACCCTGCCCGTGGGCACGTCCGCGACCGTTCGGGACTATGTGCGCGGCCTGTTCCGGCGCCACCGACGGGCCTTCGTGGTCCTGGTGACGGTCAACGCGGTCGCGGTGATCGCGTCCATGGTCGGCCCGTACCTGCTGGGCCGGGTCGTGGACGATCTCGCGGCCGGGGTCCGCGAGCTGCGTCTGGGAACCGTGGCCCTGCTGTTCGCGGGGGCGCTCGTCGTACAGACCCTCTTCGTGCGGCAGGTCCGGCTGCGCGGGGCGATGCTCGGCGAGGAGATGCTGGCCGACCTGCGCGAGGACTTCCTGGTGCGCTCCGTCGGTCTGCCGCCGGGCGTGCTGGAGCGGGCCGGTACCGGTGACCTGCTGTCGCGGATCACCACCGACATCGACCGCCTCGGCAACGCGATGCGCGAGGCCGTGCCCCAGCTGGCCATCGGCGTGGTGTGGGCGGGGCTGCTCTTCGGGGCGTTGGCCGTGACCGCTCCGCCGCTGGCGTTGGCGGCGTTGGTGGCCCTGCCGATCCTGGTGATCGGCTGCCGCTGGTACTTCCGCCGGGCACCTTCGGCGTACCGGTCGGAGTCGGCCGGGTACGCGGCGGTCGCGGCGGCGCTCACCGAGACCGTCGACGCGGGCCGGACCATCGAGGCGCACCGTCTCGGGAAGCGTCGAATCACGATGTCGGACCGCCGGATCAAGGAGTGGACGGCGTGGGAGCGGTACACGCTGTTCCTGCGGACGGTCCTCTTCCCCGTCATCAACGTGACCTACGTGACGATCCTCGGGTCCGTGCTGATGATCGGCGGCTACTGCGTCCTGCGGGGCTGGATGTCGGTCGGGCAGCTGACGACGGGCGCGTTGCTGGCCCAGATGATGGTCGATCCGATCGGCCTGATCCTGCGCTGGTACGACGAGTTGCAGGTGGCGCAGGTGTCGCTGGCCCGGCTGGTGGGCGTGCGCGAGATCGAGCCGGACGCCGGTGACTCGGCGGTGTCCCCGGAAGGCCGGGCCGTCCGGGCGGACGAGGTCCACTTCGGCTACCGCGAGGGCGTGGACGTCCTGCACCGGGTGTCGATGGCCGTGCCGCCGGGCACCCGCATGGCGCTGGTCGGCCCCTCGGGCGCCGGCAAGTCCACCCTGGGCCGGCTGCTCGCGGGCATCTACGCACCACGGACGGGGGAGGTCACCCTCGGTGGGGCACGGCTGTCGCGGATGCCGGCCGAGCGGGTGCGCGAGCACGTGGCGCTGGTCAACCAGGAACACCACGTGTTCGTGGGCTCGCTGCGGGACAACCTGCGACTGGCACGGACGGGCGCGGACGACGCGGAACTCTGGGCGGCGCTGGGCGCGGTGGACGCGGACGGCTGGGCCCGGGCCATGGAGTCCGGACTGGACACCGAGGTGGGTTCCGGCGCGACGGCGCTGACGCCCGCGCAGGCGCAGCAGATCGCGCTGGCCCGGCTGGTGTTGGCGGACCCGCACACCCTGGTGCTGGACGAGGCGACCTCACTGCTGGACCCGCGTGCCGCCCGGCATCTGGAGCGTTCGCTGGCCCGGGTGCTGGACGGCCGTACGGTCATCGCGATCGCCCACCGGCTGCACACCGCGCACGACGCGGATGTGATCGCGGTGGTCGAGGAGGGCCGGATCAGCGAGCTCGGTTCGCACGACGAGCTGGTCGCGGCCGGCGGCGCGTACGCCGCGCTGTGGCGCTCCTGGCACGGCTGA